aatgtcattttaattaGCTGAGGTaagatttgttaattttttattacctaTCTCTGtaaaaatataagtaaatttatatttttgttatttttttttatatttctctctttttaaaacataaaaaactaaaaaaattaagagaaaaaaaaatctaaaagttaagttttataaaattaaaaaacaaacctaATATTATTCTTGCAGTTGGATCGATTGCTTCTATGGTTGAGTTTTTGTAGTTGGATCAATTGCTTCTATAGCCACCAccaaccattttttatttattttttattttacagttTTCTGGTAATTGTTCCATTCCTAACtctataattaataatttcCTGTGATTGTACAAAAGGAGGGCAGATATAACATTGTCAATTCTTAAGAAAGTTTGGGTTTTGTGGATTTGATCTAAACTTTGATAAGAGTATGGGacatgaataattatttttttgaacttttcatGAAAGGCCAAAGAGTTGGGCCATACATGGCTCTAGGTGCACAACAGCCGAACAATATGCAGCTTTTCAATTTCAGACACAATTGTTCTTGGTGCATGAAAAACTTTAGTTTTAAAATATCAAGAAGGAAAGGCAATTGTACAAGTTATTATACTTAAAGCTAGACCTCCATGTATCAGCATATTCCCATTAGTTCCATTCACGTGAAATTTTCTAAATGGCTTGAAGAATTGCTTTCCAAATTTCACTATCGTAAAGCAgccatagcaattaacaacgtGACAAGTACATAGAATCCTTGCtagaatcaaaataaataatggcATTGCAGAGATGTGCAAACATTGTTAATAAAGAAACTGGGCTTGGTAGCTTTGGGCTTCTAACAATAGCCCCCAATCAacctttctccttttcttttattgaaaGAGATCTCTTCTTGCTTCTTGCATTTTCACACACAGAGCAAAGAAATATCATTTGGttggattatttttattgtgcTAATGATGTGAAGAAAATGGAGTTATCAAGATtggtttgaatgttcttaattttGGTTGGATAATTGTTTTGGTtgaatgttttcaatttttacaaaacctagcttttagatcttcttttctcttgatttttttgttttttatgttttgggatgagagagacataaaagggtAATTGGAGACAAACAAAGCTTACCTCAGGTAGGTAAAGTGACACTTTCCAAACTACAGGTAAGCAAAGTGATTTCATgccaaaccacaagtgggtttactgtaatttcttcaaattttaatttctctcatttttgtttgattaggaatgaaaaagtggagggataaaatatgtaaatttgtataaatttactcatacacccttttttaaaaatggtggccaattaaaacaaaaaaggtgacaaacaaccaaaataaaaataaaaaaagcaatcacccaatttattaaaaaataaaaatcatgtcccaaaaaaaatcatgtctagttaaacaaaaaaaaataaaaaacaactatcACACCCATAgtccagggaaaaaaaaagtaacgcctaggaaaaaaaaaaggcaacgtGCCCACCCACAGCCCAGGAaatcaaaaaatgaaaggaaaaaaaaaaaaaaaaaaaaggaactaaaCATGGGCATTTTTGCCCATTAAGCAACCCCATTTCCTCCcttcagttttctctccattttggaagaaaactttttggtgggcTCGAGGAGAAAATACTCAAGTttcaccatttattttccttcctctccacccaaccaaacacactcaaaaaagttttccttcccattttctctccaaagtttttcatctaccctatttcacctccaaacaaacacatccTTAGGTATAgtaattagatgttatttagtGAATTTTTTATCATGAGATGAAAgcccatttttttaattaagtagccacatggctACATCTTAAAAAAGTGAATGTAAGAAACAACACCTAAGGTACTATATCTAAATTTTGACCATTTAATGGGTTGCGTAACCGCAtctgttattttaatatttttcaaataatttacaCTATATAGTTTTACTATTGTGGGAGCCAAAACACCTAAAGACTAAACAATGACAAAGGTTCTTGATTTACACAACTAATTTCTAAAAGATGAGGAAAAGATCCATAATGGAAAGATTAGACAGtgattaaaaaagagaaatagataGAATCAAGTTTTTATATACGAAGGAACAATGTTCTCAAGATACATAGGAAGGATTCAAATATAAAGATACACAAGAGAAACTCTCTAACGCTCGCTcgctcgctctctctctctctctctctctctctatttttctgaACCCcttctcctccttttatagACATTTTCCCCTCCTTTTCCAGCTCTCCAACTCCTAGCTAGATTTTGGGAATACTTATCCCATCAGGCTCAGCCCTCTGCCCTGCCATTTCATGATTATAAAAAGACTTTTGGAGATGATTCCACTGTTCAAGTCAGTCATTCAATATTTAATGTAATTGACATTAGGTAGGAATCTCATTAATGCAGAGGTGATTGTTTCATTGGGATCTACATCTTCTTCATCATGTCCCTTGGGAAAAATGTAGAAGACGGGCAGTCCTACATGAGGGTGGAAGTTGCTATCTGAGGTACCTTAGTGACCTCGGGAAGACAGGATAAAGGGTTACCTCGATTATGGTTCTTAGGAAGATTGTTATCCCAGACTTCCACGACGGTAAGCCTAGCTGGTTCCTATTCACTAGAGGGTCATTTCATCTTTATTCATACCTTGGGCTAGGCCACTTTCTCAAATTTACCTTTTGGGTTTTGGTCCTTGGGTCGAGTCAGaattcacccccccccccctctatTTAGTTTTATAAGCATAAGATAATGCTAAGTGTTGATCATTTTTTCCTTGAAGTAAACGACAATTAAGTTTTCAAGCacactttttttatatacattattgagattcaaatattattttgggaGTGTactctatttttgaaaaaggtctAGATGATACTGGATTATTGAATGATTGACTCAATGACTAACTATATTCAATTAGGAGACCTCATTTTGCAGaaccaaaatggccaaataacaCTATTGGCCAAAATATTTAGCGATCTACcactattttgaaaatatttagagACATACCactatttgaaatttaatttttcaaacttgAGTTTTCCGTGTAACTTGAGTTCCATTAAAAATAGCCATCATGGCACCCGATGAGCtggatttttaatttaaaaaagccacatggaactcgagttcaatAAGCCTGAGTAGTTTATAATGTGTTACTCAATTTTTATAAACTTGATTACCATAAAACTGAGGTCCATAAGCTCTCTTCTTTCACTTCAATGTGTTAGTTTAGCGTGTCCCACACGCTGTCTTCTTTCACTTCAACATGTCCCACAGCGTGTCCCACACGCTTTTCTTTCTCAACTTTCACCTATGTATCCCTTCCTTCAGAgcattactctctctctctctctcccaacaCTTCCAATTCCATAGTTCTATGACAAAccttatctctttcttcttcttttttttctttttttttgttgactaAAAAAGGTAGCATCATTTTTGACGAGTAGTGTACAAATGGTCATCCATTACATGGACGACCGCAAGCACATTCAAGTTAGACATAACTCTCTCATTCAAGCCAGTTGAAGGAAATGGCTACAAAGTCATTAAAAATGCTTTCATGAGTGGCCTCATGTCTGTTACAAACATCTTTATGAGCCGCTCAACTATTAATCACCAGCTTAGGCATATTGCCAAGGGGAGATCAACAGAGTTTGCAATAACTCATCAGATGGCTATATAAAGCCATAAAGAgcaagtaaaaaacaaaatttcatataCACTAAGCTACATTATACATTAAAGATTTATTAATTGAACCATCAGAGGGTCCTTAGCTGGCTCTATCCTGATGTCTTTCATCTTCACTTTCTTTCATcttcactttctttcttcttgactgAAAGTTTGGTTTGTCCATCAAGACTAACGAGGAACATACAAACAAGGCACTTTTgtgttttatcaattttattaaagaataaagtaatataCGTGTAAGGGATCGTAGGGCTACCATAGGCTAAACCAACTAGCCTAAGCACTAGGACAAGAAAATACATTGAAAAAACACAACCCAAGAAAAGTAGCTAGTGGGTCTTCCAGTCAACTAAAAAAGTGAAGATTGATACGTGTGGGTTACACTTTTAGAGCCCAAAATGCacgttttcaagtccaaagtcCAAAATGCGTGTTTGGTAAATTATTGTCATCACGCGttatcaaaaaatagttttttcaaaTACGAAGGACTATTGCATTTTCATATTGGACCTTGGAGTAGCGATGCCAAAAACGCAAATATAGATATCATGTTATCGTTGGTCATTTTCAGCATTATTCCTAAACtacccttatttttattttgaaatccCAATTTTGCCAagatctctttaaaaaaaataccgtCATGTAGGAGAAGAATTTCTCAACACTCTATGCTCCCTCATTATCAAATGCAAGAAGCCCAAAAGAAAAATCGCACCGTGCAAGTAGTAatggttcttctttcttttcctttcctccAACTTTTAACCAACCAACcaaactataaaattataaatcaaatgtGCAATGTTCAATTCCAAcataaacccataaacccacCCACTGCTGCTATGGGCTTCTTcttctgtctctcttttttttttttttgtgtataatgtatttctttcttcttgtctTTTGGGTGATGAAGAAGAACTGTCTTTTGGGTGAAAAAGAATAACCGAAGAAGAGATAAGatgaatccaccaaaaaatggGATTGAAAAATATGTATTGTAACATGAATCCACCCAAAAATTACACCCAAGACAAACTAAGCACATTATAATTGaacaattgattaattatttcaAGTTGGCAAGATTGAAGAAAAGTACCcaaaatgatcatttttttttttaaatagaaaaaatagcaTTAGAACGTAATATTGTGGAAGGGGAGTTGAATTGCAGAATTAGAATATCTAGGAAGACTACTAAATATTCTAATGTAGAATTGTCCAGCCTTTTCTTATGAGTTTTGATAATAGAACTCAAAATGAGCATTGCTTCAAATGCTTTGAGGAGAATTGAGAAAccaaaaggaaggaaaaacaGAGTTCGTAAGAACTGAGAGACCAAAGAATATAATAATTTGCAAGAGTAGACAACATGTTATATAAACTTACCATATCAGCACATTATAAGTATCAACTTAGTGATGAATTCCATAGAGAACGACTCTGTACAAGGAGTATTACATGGCATTGGAATAAAAATATCGcaataaactatttaaaaacATCAGGATTCCCCATCCCAATAACTTTAGGTTAAGGGAAAAGTTTGTCTCttttcccacattttctcagcaagTAAAAAGACCATATACTCCATCAGTAATAGAAGGCAATAGAAAGACAAGACCAATCCGAAAACTGAAACAGATACTTAGTGAATTGTTTGTGGTCAATCATATTTGACCGCTTGGCATGGCGGTTTCCAATGACAATTCTTCAGCGGATGTGGTGTTCTCTGAAGCTGTTTCCCACACAATATCAATTGGAGAAGCGTCTCCCGAAGAAGCATTACAGGTATATTCATCAACACAATAGTTACAGACACCAGCAGCAGCAGTAGCAGCATCTGCGCTATCTTGGAGAAACGTCTCCCGAACCCATGTCAATTGGAGAAGCGTATCCCGAACCCAACTCAATTGGAGAAGCGTCTCCAGAAGAATCATTACAGGTATATTCATCAAAACAATAGTTACAGTCACCAGCAGCAGCATCTGCGGTCTCTTGTAGCTCCAGTGCATGCTCAAGGCATACCTGCACTTCACCCATGGCGGGTCGACGTTCGGGTCGATTTCGCACACAAGAAGTAGCAATGTCAACGTATACCATAAAACACTCTGGAGCTATCTTCCCCATGAGATATGGATCAATTATATTGATGTTCCCTTTTCGTTTGCATTTTCGGGCCCAACTAGCCAGATTCAGCCGATCGTCCACTTCCACTATTGCGCTTGCTCTTCTGCCCCAGAGGACTTCCAACAGTATCACACCAAAAGAGTAGACGTCGGATTTATCAGTCAGCTCCAAATTCCTTTCATACTCAGGAGCCAGGTAACCCAAAGTACCCACAACTGCATCAGTTTCGATCCTAATTAAAGCCTTTGACAAACTCGGGGGACCCATCTTGGAGAACTCGAAATCCGACAACTTGACCTCCCATTTCTCGTTCAACCGAATATTACTCAGATTCACATTACAGTGTAAGACAGTATGCTTCAGCCCAGTGTGAAGGTAGTGCAGCGCACGCGCCAACCCAACGCAAATCTGTAGTCTTCGATTCCACGGGACCGGGTCGGGGTTTCCGGGATAGAGGTGTGTATCGAGGGTTCCATTGACCATGAACTCGTACACAAGGAACCACTCTCCTTCATCTTCGAAACAATATCCGATGAGACGGATAAGGTTAGGGTGGCGTAGCTGGCAAAGCACCAGCACCTCGGTCCTTAAGTTGTGACGTACCCGCTCTGACCACTCTCCTTCATCTTCGAAACAATATCTGATGATATTCACACGCTTTATTGCAACGCTTATTGTGTTTGTAGGGTCATCAATAAACCCCTCGTATAATTCCCCAGTACTCCGCCgttcaaataataaattataatcgAAGTTATTGGTAGCTATGTTGATCTCAGCGCGTGAAAATCGACGGCatggaagaactagatgaggttGGTTTAACCTTCTCTTCCCGGACTTACTTATTAATAACTTTGATATACACTCTGAAATGCCTTTCATACCAACCAGCTCTTGAAATGATGCAGTaaggagagttttttttttccttggttgTGAGCAGCAGATAAGGGTAGGTAAGCACTAAGCAGCTCTGCCGTATGACATAAACAACGAAATATGGACAGCTCTCAGTCTCAATGAACTAAATACGAGTGTGTGGGCTGTTGGTCGTTACTTCAATTAGTTGACTTTTCTTCAATCTCTCATGGTGTATAACATCGATTTCTTCAATCTGCCGTATACGTTGTGTAATTCATTATCTGATATTTCAATATTTTCCCAGATTATTTACACTATATAATAGTTTTATAGGCTTAAAGATAATGCTAAGCCCTGATCATTTTTGCCTTGAAGTAGGCTATAATTGAGTTTTCaagtacagtttttttttttttttttttacattattgagatttaaatattattttgagagAATACTCTGTCTTCGAAAAGGGTCTGatgattttggtcattttaaaaattgttggaTTATTGAACGATTGATTCAATGACTAAATATATTCAATTAGAAAACCTCATCAGCAGTTTAAATTTTTGGGATTAAAAAGTTGGAGTGTTACACTATATAATAGTTTTATAGGCTTAAAGATAATGCTGATCATTTTTGCCTTGAAGTAGGCTATAATTGAGTTTTCaagtacagtttttttttttttttttttacattattgagatttaaatattattttgagagAATACTCTGTCTTCGAAAAGGGTCTGatgattttggtcattttaaaaattgttggaTTATTGAACGATTGATTCAATGACTAAATATATTCAATTAGAAAACCTCATCAGCAGTTTAAATTTTTGGGATTAAAAAGTTGGAGTGTTACGTTTAGATTTAGGCTTTGCAAATCATTGCCATGATGTCAAATTACAAGAGAGAAGTGCATATTTTTTCTCCATGATTGGAAGGCTTATTAAGAACTCGCTTGATGCTTCTTTAAAGTCTTGTTTATAAGGGTTATGTTAACAAGTCTTAAGATAATTATTAGCAAACtatattaataaagttttaacataacttttatgaaaaatataaaaaactgacaaaaaattaattattttttcattttttcataaaatgtttttaaaaatagtttttaaactAATGCTTTCAAGACattcattaatatttattattttttaaatagtctGGGCCCATGTGAGCTATAATATTGTTATTGAAGCTACAAATTGAGCTAACAGCATTTACCGGTATGCACAATATTTAGAAGGTCTTTGAGCATCTATAAAGAGAGGTATACGTTTTCCAAAGTTTATAGGATGAACCTAATAGAAGATGAGCCCAAGGAAACTCGTGCCTTTTGGGGCTGATTTTGCAGTTTGCAATGAAGCCGCACTACAAATGCATTAAGGAGAAGATAGATGTGATAAATTATAAAGATGAAACTGGGATTCCCATCTCTGACATCAATATGGGTGAATCTTCAGAACTTGAATGCTGCTCTTGGGACAAGTAATGCGTATGCTCTTCATGATAAAATAACTGAAGCTCTGAGAGACAATGGTGGTTAAGATTGTTAAGATGGGAGCATCAAAAACTGTTATTCAACGGTGCCTTCTACAAAGTAGGAGTACTATTGCCTGTTACCTTCAAGGTAAGTTCTTCGGTACCATGATAGGGGGAAAACTCTTCTTAGGCATGCAAATGTGAATGCATACCACATGAGTGAGACTAGGTTTCTGTGGACAAAATCCTGAGCCATTTGCAAACTAAAATGGGTTAATTACCATTCAGCAAGCCCCTTATCAATCAATTTACCTTCCTTTGCCTGATGATAGTTCATGGATGCAAATTTTCATAACTTTTGATTGAGGACATTGCTCTAACCAAAAACATTGATCTTGCAGCCCTTGCCAAGCATAAAGAATCTTAGGGAGACTGATCAAAGTCGCATTCAAGACAATTAAAGAACTTTAAGCTATGGAAAATaaagaggtgctacgtccacaatattttcacaacaagtcataggtagttagttggtattggttcaaatttgaacatacactaagattacttttttgcatcaacaataacaaccagtaacaacctgtcacttaggatttgttataaaaatgttatataaatgttaccacttaggatttgttgtaaaaatgttgtgaaaatgttgtggacatatcatttctttaGAAAATATGCCATGGAATCTAGCTTCAAAACAATATgagaacaaaattttttgttttcaagcACGGATTCTttcaccaaaaaacaaaagcttcATTATAGAGTTGGACAGATTGGGTTTCC
The sequence above is drawn from the Castanea sativa cultivar Marrone di Chiusa Pesio chromosome 5, ASM4071231v1 genome and encodes:
- the LOC142635512 gene encoding receptor-like protein kinase FERONIA, whose product is MKGISECISKLLISKSGKRRLNQPHLVLPCRRFSRAEINIATNNFDYNLLFERRSTGELYEGFIDDPTNTISVAIKRVNIIRYCFEDEGEWSERVRHNLRTEVLVLCQLRHPNLIRLIGYCFEDEGEWFLVYEFMVNGTLDTHLYPGNPDPVPWNRRLQICVGLARALHYLHTGLKHTVLHCNVNLSNIRLNEKWEVKLSDFEFSKMGPPSLSKALIRIETDAVVGTLGYLAPEYERNLELTDKSDVYSFGVILLEVLWGRRASAIVEVDDRLNLASWARKCKRKGNINIIDPYLMGKIAPECFMVYVDIATSCVRNRPERRPAMGEVQTLLQLSWVRDTLLQLTWVRETFLQDSADAATAAAGVCNYCVDEYTCNASSGDASPIDIVWETASENTTSAEELSLETAMPSGQI